In one Notolabrus celidotus isolate fNotCel1 chromosome 1, fNotCel1.pri, whole genome shotgun sequence genomic region, the following are encoded:
- the b9d2 gene encoding B9 domain-containing protein 2: MAELHIIGQIVGATGFPQSSLYCKWGVHTGGAWRLLSGLKEGQTQVDIPQVGDMAYWSHPIDLHFATKGLQGWPKLHLQVWHQDSFGRCQLYGYGYCHVPSSPGHHRVNCVTWRPLGSWQEQLSQMFVGGGPQLRSPDLVYSGADRYRLHTEAMGTVELELGIIMRHFDKYGVES; encoded by the coding sequence ATGGCGGAGCTGCACATTATAGGCCAGATCGTCGGGGCTACAGGCTTTCCGCAGAGCAGCCTTTACTGCAAATGGGGAGTTCATACAGGAGGAGCATGGCGTCTTCTCTCTGGGCTTAAGGAGGGTCAGACCCAGGTGGATATCCCCCAGGTAGGGGACATGGCGTACTGGAGTCACCCTATCGATCTACACTTCGCCACCAAGGGACTGCAGGGCTGGCCAAAACTTCACCTCCAAGTGTGGCACCAGGACTCTTTCGGTCGCTGCCAACTGTACGGGTACGGTTACTGCCACGTCCCGTCCAGTCCCGGACACCACCGGGTAAACTGTGTGACTTGGAGGCCGCTCGGTTCATGGCAGGAGCAGTTATCGCAGATGTTTGTGGGCGGAGGTCCACAGCTCCGCAGCCCGGACCTTGTGTACAGCGGGGCGGATAGATACAGACTGCACACCGAAGCCATGGGGACcgtggagctggagctgggcATCATCATGAGACACTTTGACAAATATGGCGTCGAGagttaa